A genome region from Candidatus Cloacimonadota bacterium includes the following:
- the ychF gene encoding redox-regulated ATPase YchF translates to MIKIGLVGMPKSGKTTIFNAVTHSNAEVADYFTGKMKPNLATVKVADERIDYLSDNFKPEKTIHATIEYLDFVGIEKDKEKKEVFSDNFLASLRTVDSLCLVIRGFELSGKKINPLEDIESLESEFIISDLVICEKRIETISKQMKRGVNKIEGKTEIKLIEKCISCLNDGKPIRTLVLNSPEEKILRGFQFLTRKPVFVILNVDDDSYHSNENVMNKIAETYPAVEIAGKFEMEIIQLDDEEAEMFMEEYDITESAMDKLTRLSYKTLGLISFFTIGKDEVRAWTLKNGSTAVEAAGEIHSDLAQGFIRAERFSYNDFKEYGSEKELKEKGKFHLEGKEYKVLDGDILCIRHN, encoded by the coding sequence ATGATTAAAATAGGTTTGGTGGGAATGCCAAAAAGCGGAAAGACAACCATTTTTAATGCGGTTACACACAGCAACGCCGAAGTTGCAGATTATTTCACAGGGAAAATGAAACCAAATTTGGCAACTGTTAAAGTTGCTGATGAGCGAATTGATTATTTAAGTGATAATTTCAAACCGGAAAAAACTATTCATGCTACGATTGAGTATCTGGATTTTGTGGGAATAGAAAAAGATAAGGAGAAAAAGGAAGTTTTTTCGGACAATTTTTTAGCTTCTCTTCGCACAGTTGATTCCCTCTGTCTCGTTATCCGTGGCTTTGAATTATCCGGCAAAAAAATCAATCCGCTCGAAGATATCGAATCCCTCGAATCAGAATTTATTATTTCCGATTTGGTGATCTGTGAAAAAAGAATCGAAACGATTTCAAAACAGATGAAAAGAGGAGTTAATAAAATCGAAGGGAAAACCGAAATTAAATTAATTGAAAAATGTATTTCGTGTTTGAATGATGGAAAACCAATTCGAACTCTTGTATTAAATTCTCCGGAAGAGAAAATCTTGCGGGGATTCCAATTTCTCACCCGTAAACCTGTTTTTGTAATTCTTAATGTGGATGATGATAGCTATCACTCTAATGAAAATGTGATGAATAAAATCGCTGAAACATATCCGGCAGTAGAAATAGCCGGGAAATTCGAAATGGAAATAATCCAACTTGATGATGAGGAAGCCGAGATGTTTATGGAAGAATATGACATCACAGAATCCGCAATGGACAAATTAACTCGTTTATCCTATAAAACACTCGGTTTAATCAGTTTTTTTACGATCGGAAAAGATGAAGTGCGAGCCTGGACGCTGAAAAACGGCTCTACAGCTGTAGAAGCAGCCGGAGAAATACACTCTGATCTTGCTCAAGGATTTATTCGCGCCGAGCGATTTTCCTATAATGATTTTAAGGAATATGGCTCTGAAAAGGAGTTGAAGGAAAAAGGTAAATTTCATCTCGAAGGAAAAGAATACAAAGTTCTGGATGGTGATATTCTCTGTATCCGGCACAATTAA
- a CDS encoding PAS domain S-box protein has protein sequence MPISTEQIQTLEEAKIKIKQSRDNFRTLFDSIKNLIFILDRKGIILKVNKIVPDMLGYSEEEIVGQNVIFLYPQDQRKETESILADMSSVDIQTCRIPLITKGRIRVYVETTINTAIWNDKEVLLWISQDITEKTIIERMREEARKRAIIIKEITIAANRIDNLAELSEIILDRTLEFLDFERGGIYLRKENADVAEIFYSKNIDYKLMKKVRKINIHEEPHLSVFGTQKAIILGNYAEIRPYISQKYGIKALVSIPLIAGKVVIGALTIMKNSEYQFSDFERNTLITIGQELGNAIKKMQYRQQLQESRDNLEKRVKERTKDLITLTHKLQNEVYEKKKAEEKYRNLFENVGECILFLNPDEKILMVNKTSEKIFGLKKRSIIGTKFDKFVDAKNLSKVKNHTSISKKGRKSTYEIEIIRPDGEIRNIVVTATPQYDKKSVFIGTLGIFRDITEQKIAEKKSKELELKMFSQSKMASLGEIATGIAHEINQPLFYINTIIQTLLEDFELNDVDKKDAIQGLQNSEIQVQRIVSIIQHLRIFGRADDKYTVDVNLNEVMENSLLILGEKFKHHQIKLNKKIEKDLPDVQANPNQMEQVFLNLFQNSIHALEKNETDAEIEISITNDFQENCIILNFSDNGMGIPKEIKEQIFEPFFTTKEVGKGTGLGLSIVYGIVTDHGGEITCESEVGKRTNFRIVFPVKKID, from the coding sequence ATGCCGATTTCTACTGAGCAAATTCAGACTTTAGAAGAAGCTAAAATAAAAATCAAACAAAGCAGAGACAATTTCCGCACTCTCTTCGATAGCATTAAAAATCTTATTTTTATTCTTGACAGAAAAGGAATAATTCTGAAGGTAAATAAAATTGTGCCCGACATGCTCGGTTATAGCGAAGAAGAGATTGTCGGACAAAATGTCATTTTCCTCTATCCCCAAGACCAAAGAAAAGAAACGGAAAGTATCTTGGCTGATATGTCATCCGTTGATATACAAACTTGCAGAATTCCGCTTATTACCAAAGGGCGAATTCGCGTTTATGTTGAAACAACAATTAATACGGCAATCTGGAATGACAAAGAAGTATTGTTGTGGATCTCCCAAGATATTACCGAGAAAACTATTATTGAGAGAATGAGAGAAGAGGCGAGAAAAAGAGCTATAATTATCAAAGAAATTACCATTGCTGCGAATAGAATTGACAACTTGGCAGAACTTAGTGAGATCATTCTTGATCGAACTTTGGAATTTCTCGATTTCGAGAGAGGTGGGATTTATCTTCGTAAAGAAAATGCAGACGTTGCAGAAATTTTTTATTCTAAGAATATTGATTATAAATTGATGAAAAAAGTGAGAAAGATAAATATTCACGAAGAACCACACCTTTCGGTTTTTGGAACACAAAAGGCGATCATCCTTGGAAATTACGCTGAAATTCGTCCGTATATTTCGCAAAAATATGGTATCAAAGCTTTGGTAAGCATCCCCCTCATTGCCGGTAAAGTTGTTATTGGTGCTTTGACTATTATGAAAAACAGTGAATATCAATTCTCTGATTTTGAAAGAAATACCCTGATCACTATTGGTCAAGAATTGGGAAATGCTATAAAAAAAATGCAATATCGCCAACAATTACAGGAATCACGCGATAATCTGGAAAAACGGGTGAAGGAAAGAACAAAAGATCTGATTACACTTACTCATAAATTGCAAAATGAAGTCTATGAAAAGAAAAAGGCAGAAGAAAAATATCGCAATCTTTTTGAAAATGTGGGTGAATGTATTTTGTTTTTGAATCCTGACGAAAAAATACTTATGGTCAATAAAACTTCTGAAAAAATATTTGGTCTAAAAAAACGAAGTATAATCGGAACAAAATTTGATAAATTTGTAGATGCAAAAAATCTCTCAAAGGTAAAAAATCACACAAGTATCAGTAAAAAAGGGAGAAAATCTACTTACGAAATTGAAATCATCAGGCCCGATGGAGAAATCAGAAATATCGTAGTTACTGCCACCCCACAGTATGATAAAAAATCGGTATTTATCGGCACACTCGGCATTTTTCGGGATATTACAGAACAGAAAATTGCCGAAAAAAAATCAAAAGAGCTTGAGTTGAAAATGTTTTCTCAATCCAAAATGGCTTCACTCGGAGAAATTGCCACTGGCATAGCTCACGAGATAAATCAACCCCTGTTTTATATTAATACGATTATTCAAACGCTTCTCGAAGATTTTGAACTAAATGATGTGGATAAAAAAGACGCTATTCAAGGACTTCAAAATAGCGAAATCCAAGTTCAAAGAATAGTGAGTATTATCCAGCATTTGCGAATATTTGGCAGAGCAGATGACAAATATACTGTTGACGTTAATCTGAATGAAGTAATGGAAAATTCTTTGCTAATTCTTGGCGAAAAATTTAAACATCATCAGATTAAATTAAACAAAAAGATTGAAAAAGATTTACCGGATGTTCAAGCCAACCCAAATCAGATGGAACAAGTGTTTCTAAATCTGTTCCAAAATTCCATTCACGCTCTGGAAAAAAATGAGACTGATGCGGAAATAGAAATTTCGATTACTAACGATTTTCAGGAAAATTGCATTATTTTAAACTTTAGTGATAACGGAATGGGAATTCCCAAAGAGATAAAAGAGCAAATCTTTGAACCTTTTTTTACCACCAAGGAGGTGGGAAAAGGTACGGGGCTCGGTCTTTCGATAGTTTATGGGATCGTAACAGATCATGGGGGTGAAATAACTTGTGAATCTGAAGTTGGAAAAAGAACAAATTTCCGGATAGTGTTTCCTGTAAAAAAAATTGATTAG
- a CDS encoding biotin--[acetyl-CoA-carboxylase] ligase: MKSKFFPVIKFYPILDSTNVFAKKLLKQKSKKNFVIVAREQKDGKGRLGRKWASSKGGLWFTMVLAGKQYQSNVTLLTSIALHKTIKSIFSSAPLFIKWPNDLFWKDKKIAGILTSSSQNSTIIGVGLNVNQKQMPKELEKIATTLYMETSKKIKLKKILKHFLQIFANDLKLYKKNGFEHFQNYYNDYNYLFGKKIKVELGNEELRGEVTGVSPKGELLVNVLGKVKKIISAEKIDIISPH, from the coding sequence ATGAAATCAAAATTCTTTCCAGTGATAAAATTTTATCCAATATTGGATTCTACCAATGTTTTTGCAAAAAAATTGCTTAAACAAAAAAGTAAGAAAAATTTTGTTATTGTTGCTCGTGAGCAGAAAGACGGCAAAGGCAGGTTGGGTAGAAAATGGGCGTCCTCAAAAGGGGGACTTTGGTTCACGATGGTTCTCGCAGGAAAACAGTATCAATCAAATGTTACTTTGCTAACAAGTATTGCTCTACACAAAACTATAAAAAGCATTTTCTCATCTGCTCCTTTATTCATCAAATGGCCGAATGATCTTTTTTGGAAAGATAAAAAAATTGCCGGCATTTTAACCTCATCTTCCCAAAATTCGACAATTATCGGAGTAGGATTGAATGTAAATCAAAAGCAAATGCCAAAAGAATTAGAAAAAATTGCCACAACTCTTTATATGGAAACAAGCAAAAAAATTAAACTTAAAAAAATCCTCAAACATTTTCTGCAAATTTTTGCGAATGATTTAAAATTGTATAAAAAAAATGGATTTGAACATTTCCAAAATTATTATAATGATTACAATTACCTTTTTGGAAAAAAGATTAAGGTTGAGCTCGGCAACGAGGAATTGCGGGGTGAAGTTACCGGCGTTTCCCCCAAAGGTGAACTCCTTGTAAATGTTTTGGGGAAAGTAAAAAAAATTATCTCTGCCGAGAAAATTGACATAATATCTCCTCATTAA
- a CDS encoding putative DNA binding domain-containing protein: protein MNIKSLINTLCSERTETEWIEFKANYFDPQLIGEYISALSNSACLCEKDYGYLVFGVENKTHKIIGTNFFPKTAKGKGNEGLEPWLTRLLFPRIDISIIEYNYENKHIVIFRIDPTQNTPVKFKGIAYIRVGEHKHKMSEHPEKERKIWNKKEKYDWSKQIIKDASVNDLDETAISMARKHFIEKNPKLTEEVAEWNTIDFLNKAKITIRGEITNTAIILLGKPESEHFLDRGKAQITWILKDTNGIKIDYELFFPPFLINVEEAVKKIRNLKLRYIITNTLFPTEILTYEPWVIREALHNCIAHQDYELSGRIIIMEESDQLIFSNLGSFLPENIKNVILQEFSLEKLRNPFLANAMVNLNMIDTIGSGIYRMFKLQKERFFPLPDYEIFSEKIKVTIPGKIIDENYTKLLIQKTDLDIWKVFLLDQIQKKKQISKSNHKILKKEKLVEGRYPNLFISKKIAEATEQKAEYIKAKAFNDKYYQDLIIEFLNKHKEADRKDFEELLFSKLSDILTEKQKKTKLKNLKTKMKNLGIIDNMGSKKKPVWVLYNKKEIKRNKKK from the coding sequence ATGAATATAAAATCTTTGATTAATACACTTTGTTCGGAAAGAACAGAAACCGAATGGATAGAATTTAAAGCAAATTATTTTGATCCGCAATTAATTGGTGAATATATATCCGCTTTGAGTAATTCTGCTTGTTTATGTGAAAAAGATTATGGTTATTTAGTCTTTGGGGTCGAGAATAAAACACATAAAATAATCGGAACAAATTTCTTTCCTAAAACAGCAAAAGGGAAAGGAAATGAAGGATTGGAACCTTGGCTGACCCGTCTATTATTTCCCAGAATAGATATTAGTATCATTGAATACAACTACGAAAATAAGCATATCGTGATTTTCAGAATCGATCCAACTCAAAACACTCCGGTTAAATTTAAAGGAATAGCATATATACGAGTTGGAGAACACAAACATAAAATGTCCGAACATCCCGAAAAAGAACGAAAAATTTGGAATAAGAAAGAGAAATATGATTGGTCTAAACAAATTATCAAAGATGCTTCGGTAAATGATTTAGATGAAACCGCGATATCGATGGCTCGTAAACATTTTATCGAAAAGAATCCAAAATTAACTGAAGAAGTCGCTGAATGGAATACTATAGATTTTTTAAATAAAGCTAAAATTACAATCAGAGGAGAAATCACAAATACTGCAATAATACTACTGGGAAAACCAGAGTCGGAACATTTTCTTGATCGCGGAAAAGCACAAATTACCTGGATTTTAAAAGATACAAACGGAATAAAAATTGATTATGAACTTTTTTTTCCTCCATTTCTGATTAATGTTGAAGAAGCTGTAAAAAAAATCAGAAATTTAAAATTAAGATATATTATCACCAATACTCTTTTTCCAACAGAAATACTTACTTACGAGCCTTGGGTTATCAGGGAAGCCCTGCATAATTGTATTGCTCATCAGGATTATGAGCTTTCCGGCAGAATAATTATTATGGAAGAATCCGATCAGCTAATTTTCTCCAATCTCGGCTCATTTCTTCCCGAAAATATCAAAAATGTAATATTGCAAGAATTTTCTTTGGAAAAATTAAGAAATCCGTTTTTGGCAAATGCGATGGTCAATTTGAATATGATCGATACAATAGGAAGCGGTATTTACAGAATGTTCAAACTTCAAAAGGAGCGTTTTTTTCCTTTGCCGGATTATGAAATATTCTCTGAAAAAATTAAAGTTACAATTCCCGGAAAAATCATTGATGAAAATTATACAAAACTTCTGATTCAAAAAACCGATCTTGATATTTGGAAAGTATTTCTACTGGATCAGATTCAAAAAAAGAAACAAATTTCCAAAAGCAATCATAAAATATTAAAGAAAGAGAAATTAGTCGAAGGACGATATCCGAATTTATTCATTTCCAAAAAAATAGCGGAAGCAACCGAACAAAAAGCTGAATATATAAAAGCAAAAGCTTTTAATGACAAATACTATCAAGATTTGATAATCGAATTTTTAAACAAACACAAAGAAGCCGATAGAAAGGATTTTGAAGAATTATTATTTAGTAAACTGTCAGACATCTTAACGGAAAAACAAAAGAAAACTAAATTAAAAAATTTGAAAACCAAAATGAAAAATTTGGGAATCATTGATAATATGGGCTCAAAGAAAAAACCTGTTTGGGTGCTTTATAATAAAAAAGAAATAAAAAGAAATAAAAAGAAATAA
- a CDS encoding HAD hydrolase family protein produces MINKSMVITDLDGTLLNNNQSVSRIDYQTFCNLGEQNILRVIATGRSLYSLHKVLRDDFPIDYVIFSCGSGIMEWSSKKIIRSHQIKTKNVIHISDFLVENGFDFSIQKTIPQNHHFVFHSTGNHNPDFVRRCELYREYCSPICFNPKNFQEASQIIVIAPDNLSLYHNLRHEFYQYKIIRTTSPLDGKSLWIEFLPKNVSKGHAVEWLCEILGIRQEKTIGIGNDYNDLDFLNWTERSFMVENAPQELKKLFSFTASNQNNGFSEALRDLGMVGLD; encoded by the coding sequence ATGATAAATAAAAGTATGGTTATTACTGATCTGGATGGCACACTGTTGAACAATAACCAGTCAGTTAGCAGAATAGATTATCAAACATTTTGCAATTTGGGAGAGCAAAATATCCTCAGGGTTATTGCAACAGGACGAAGTCTTTATTCTCTGCACAAGGTGCTCCGAGACGATTTTCCCATTGATTATGTGATTTTCTCATGTGGTAGCGGAATTATGGAATGGAGCAGTAAAAAAATTATCCGTTCACACCAAATAAAAACAAAGAATGTTATTCACATCTCTGATTTTCTTGTCGAAAACGGTTTTGATTTCTCAATACAAAAAACAATTCCCCAAAATCACCATTTTGTCTTTCACTCTACCGGCAATCATAATCCTGATTTTGTCAGGAGATGCGAACTCTATCGGGAATACTGTTCGCCTATTTGTTTTAATCCCAAAAATTTCCAAGAAGCAAGCCAAATAATAGTCATTGCACCGGATAATCTTTCTCTTTATCATAATTTGAGACATGAATTTTATCAATACAAAATTATTCGAACCACTTCCCCTTTAGATGGAAAATCTCTTTGGATTGAATTCTTACCCAAAAATGTTTCCAAAGGACACGCGGTAGAATGGTTGTGTGAAATACTCGGAATACGGCAAGAAAAAACGATCGGAATCGGCAATGATTACAATGATCTTGATTTTCTCAACTGGACAGAAAGAAGCTTTATGGTTGAAAATGCTCCCCAAGAACTCAAAAAATTATTTTCTTTTACAGCAAGTAATCAAAATAATGGGTTTAGTGAAGCATTGAGGGATTTGGGGATGGTAGGTTTAGATTAG
- a CDS encoding Bro-N domain-containing protein: MSKQNKIQIFQEQKVRTHWDETLEKWFFSIIDVVAILTEQIDYQGARNYWKVLKHRLVKEGNETVTNCNRLKMPAADGKMRKTDVADTEQIFRLIQSIPSSKAEPFKRWLAKVGYERVLEIEDPELATKRTRALYNAKGYSEDWIKKRMRGITIRDELTEEWQNRGVKEQKEYAILTAEISKATFGMTPSQYKEFKRLKRENLRDHMTDLELIFSMLGERATTEITQTDNSKGFKKLQKDAKDGGKIAGDAKKALEKKTRKSVSSSENYLEVPEKQKKITKKSQ; the protein is encoded by the coding sequence ATGAGCAAACAAAATAAAATCCAAATTTTCCAAGAGCAAAAAGTAAGAACTCATTGGGATGAAACTTTAGAAAAATGGTTTTTCTCCATTATAGATGTTGTGGCAATTTTAACCGAACAAATAGATTATCAAGGAGCCAGAAATTACTGGAAAGTTCTTAAACATAGACTTGTGAAAGAAGGAAATGAAACGGTTACAAATTGTAACCGGTTGAAAATGCCGGCAGCAGACGGTAAAATGAGAAAAACCGATGTTGCAGATACAGAACAGATTTTCCGGCTAATCCAATCTATTCCCTCATCCAAAGCCGAACCGTTTAAAAGATGGTTGGCAAAAGTTGGCTATGAACGAGTTCTGGAAATTGAAGACCCCGAACTTGCCACGAAAAGAACGAGAGCTTTGTATAATGCCAAAGGATATAGTGAAGATTGGATAAAAAAAAGGATGAGAGGAATTACAATTCGCGATGAACTAACGGAAGAATGGCAAAACCGAGGGGTGAAAGAACAAAAAGAATACGCAATTTTAACAGCAGAAATCAGCAAAGCAACTTTCGGAATGACTCCGAGCCAATACAAAGAATTCAAGAGATTAAAACGAGAGAATTTAAGAGATCATATGACCGATCTGGAACTTATTTTTTCTATGTTGGGTGAAAGAGCAACAACGGAAATCACACAAACAGATAATTCAAAAGGTTTTAAGAAATTACAAAAAGATGCCAAAGACGGCGGAAAGATTGCCGGTGATGCCAAAAAAGCTTTGGAAAAGAAAACAAGGAAAAGCGTTAGCAGCAGTGAGAATTATTTAGAAGTTCCTGAAAAGCAAAAAAAAATCACAAAGAAAAGCCAATAA